One genomic region from Acidobacteriota bacterium encodes:
- a CDS encoding cytochrome c family protein has product MLSTAGVTRLASAAAALAAATTLALCLPEPAAGVAAQEGPTPHPGWPLSAFTTADFSGSGVCATCHSSLRDATGQDVSFDAHWRSTMMAQSARDPLWQAKVSAEVARAPALREIIEQKCATCHAPMARTEALQAGMPVALLGEGFLNPNHPLHEAALDGVSCTLCHQVQPEGFGTKPSFTGGYQIDLTTSPPNRVAFGPFAAPFVNPMRNASGFTPTHAAHVLDSGLCGTCHTLYTPVVNALGEVVGEFPEQTPYLEWRHSAYGDGFDEDRSCQQCHMPAAAGGVILSNRPGGRQLSPRQPMGQHHFVGGNTLVLGMLGARVGELQLTASTAAFASTARRTLAQLESRTAQVSVTDVDRSSDTLTLVVDVVNLTGHKFPTGFPSRRAWVHVAVTDNEGRIVFESGRPEAEGRIAGCDGETEPGAYEAHYDMITSAEQVQIYEAVMRDTDGAVTHTLLRAHEYAKDNRLLPLGFLAATAPADIAVRGHAAADPTFEGGGDRVTYRVATGVGSGPLTVDVALRYQTVSHAFVRDLRSTDTRETVRFGAMWDASEQGPALVSAVRLVVP; this is encoded by the coding sequence GTGTTGTCGACGGCTGGTGTCACTCGTCTCGCCAGCGCCGCTGCCGCGCTCGCCGCCGCGACCACGCTCGCGCTGTGCCTGCCCGAGCCGGCCGCAGGGGTCGCGGCACAGGAAGGACCAACGCCTCATCCGGGCTGGCCGTTGTCGGCGTTCACGACGGCAGACTTCTCGGGCTCTGGCGTGTGTGCCACGTGCCACAGCAGCCTGCGCGACGCGACCGGCCAAGACGTGTCGTTCGACGCTCACTGGCGCTCGACGATGATGGCGCAGAGCGCACGCGACCCGTTGTGGCAGGCCAAGGTGAGCGCGGAGGTGGCGCGAGCGCCCGCGTTGCGCGAGATCATCGAACAGAAGTGCGCGACCTGCCACGCGCCGATGGCCCGCACCGAGGCCCTGCAGGCGGGCATGCCGGTCGCGCTCCTGGGCGAGGGGTTCCTCAACCCCAACCACCCGCTGCACGAGGCGGCGCTCGACGGCGTCTCGTGCACGCTGTGCCATCAGGTGCAGCCGGAGGGCTTCGGCACGAAGCCCTCCTTCACCGGTGGTTACCAGATCGATCTCACGACGTCGCCGCCCAACCGCGTGGCGTTCGGGCCGTTTGCCGCCCCGTTCGTCAACCCGATGCGCAACGCCTCGGGCTTCACCCCGACGCATGCTGCGCACGTGCTCGACTCGGGCCTCTGTGGCACCTGCCACACGCTGTACACCCCCGTGGTGAACGCGCTTGGCGAGGTCGTCGGCGAGTTTCCCGAGCAGACGCCGTACCTCGAGTGGCGGCACAGTGCGTACGGTGACGGTTTCGACGAGGACAGAAGCTGTCAGCAGTGCCACATGCCTGCGGCGGCTGGTGGGGTGATCCTCTCGAACCGCCCGGGTGGGCGCCAACTCTCGCCGCGTCAACCGATGGGCCAGCACCACTTCGTCGGTGGCAACACGCTCGTGCTGGGAATGCTCGGCGCGCGCGTGGGTGAGCTCCAGTTGACCGCGTCGACGGCGGCCTTCGCCTCGACGGCGCGCCGGACGCTGGCGCAGTTGGAATCGCGGACCGCGCAAGTGTCGGTGACAGACGTGGATCGGTCGAGCGACACGCTGACGCTCGTCGTCGACGTCGTGAACCTCACCGGGCACAAGTTCCCGACGGGGTTTCCGTCGCGGCGCGCCTGGGTCCACGTGGCGGTCACGGACAATGAGGGACGAATCGTGTTCGAGTCGGGGCGCCCGGAAGCCGAAGGCCGCATCGCCGGCTGTGACGGTGAGACGGAGCCCGGCGCGTACGAGGCCCACTACGACATGATCACCTCGGCCGAGCAGGTGCAGATCTACGAGGCGGTGATGCGGGACACGGACGGCGCGGTCACCCACACGCTACTGCGCGCCCATGAGTACGCCAAGGACAACCGCCTGCTGCCGTTGGGCTTCCTCGCCGCGACCGCGCCCGCCGATATCGCCGTGCGCGGCCACGCTGCCGCCGATCCGACCTTCGAAGGCGGTGGCGACCGTGTGACCTACCGCGTGGCGACTGGCGTCGGCTCGGGCCCGCTCACTGTGGACGTGGCGCTGCGCTACCAGACGGTGTCGCACGCCTTCGTCCGCGACCTGCGCAGCACCGACACCCGTGAGACCGTGCGATTCGGAGCCATGTGGGACGCCTCCGAGCAAGGGCCGGCGCTGGTGTCGGCCGTGCGCCTCGTGGTGCCATAG